In Candidatus Flexicrinis affinis, the following proteins share a genomic window:
- a CDS encoding FGGY-family carbohydrate kinase, producing the protein MNTILAYDLGTGGCKASLYDAAGVQLAAVFRAYETFYPHSGWHEQRPRDWWDAVVSSTRELLATSGVEPATVRCIALSGQSLTVVPLDANGQLLRETVPIWSDTRPVEQAAHYFERVDANDWYMKTGNGFARETYSVFKIMWYRDHEPDLFARTEVVLGSKDYINFRLTGMIRTDHSYASGSGVYDLRQRMFDRGLLAASGLRPELFPSIVESTEALGTLTASAAEALGLSQDVVVFCGGVDNACMALGAGNTREGSVYLSLGSSAWLAVSSEHPVVDLSIKPFVFAHVIPHQFTSATSIFAAGSSFRWLRDVVCSDIKQQAEAEGHDVYDSMVELALQSPIGANRLFFNPSLAGGSAAYGNPNMRGAFLGLDLCHTRADLVRAVLEGITFDLCIMYQRLCQLVALEDDILMVGGGSNSARWRQMFANVFARPFTKANVGQDAASLGAAAVAAVGSGLWAGFDAVDSLIVREDLASPEPEQVARYRAILEVYEQTWRPLSAIADLMGAL; encoded by the coding sequence ATGAACACTATTCTCGCCTACGACCTTGGGACCGGTGGCTGTAAGGCGTCGCTCTACGACGCGGCAGGGGTGCAGCTTGCTGCCGTGTTCCGGGCCTATGAAACCTTTTACCCGCATTCCGGTTGGCATGAACAGCGCCCGCGGGATTGGTGGGACGCGGTGGTTTCGAGTACACGTGAGCTGCTCGCCACCAGCGGCGTCGAACCCGCGACAGTCCGGTGCATTGCGCTTTCCGGGCAGAGCCTGACCGTCGTGCCGCTGGACGCCAACGGCCAGCTCCTGCGTGAGACGGTCCCGATCTGGTCGGACACGCGACCGGTGGAACAAGCCGCCCACTATTTCGAACGTGTAGACGCCAACGACTGGTACATGAAGACCGGCAACGGATTCGCGCGCGAAACCTACTCCGTGTTCAAGATCATGTGGTACCGCGACCACGAACCTGACCTCTTTGCCCGGACAGAGGTGGTCTTGGGATCGAAGGACTACATCAACTTCCGCCTGACGGGAATGATCCGCACGGATCACTCGTACGCGTCAGGCAGCGGCGTCTACGACCTGCGCCAACGCATGTTTGACCGTGGACTGCTTGCCGCCAGCGGACTCCGCCCCGAATTGTTCCCGTCGATTGTCGAGTCGACCGAAGCGCTAGGAACGCTGACCGCCAGCGCGGCGGAGGCACTCGGTTTGTCACAGGATGTCGTCGTATTCTGCGGCGGCGTGGACAACGCTTGCATGGCGCTAGGGGCGGGCAACACCCGCGAGGGTTCAGTCTACCTGTCGCTGGGTTCGTCGGCATGGTTGGCGGTTTCCTCGGAGCATCCGGTTGTCGACCTGTCGATCAAGCCGTTCGTGTTCGCCCATGTCATCCCGCATCAGTTCACGTCAGCGACATCGATCTTCGCGGCAGGAAGCAGCTTCCGTTGGCTTCGGGATGTCGTGTGTTCGGATATTAAACAGCAGGCAGAGGCCGAAGGACACGACGTTTACGACAGCATGGTCGAACTGGCGCTGCAATCGCCGATCGGCGCAAATCGTCTGTTCTTCAATCCCAGTCTGGCGGGCGGATCGGCGGCCTACGGCAATCCGAATATGCGCGGCGCGTTTCTCGGGCTTGACCTGTGCCATACCCGCGCCGATCTAGTACGCGCGGTGCTGGAGGGAATCACGTTTGACCTGTGCATCATGTACCAGCGATTGTGCCAGCTCGTCGCGCTGGAAGACGACATCTTGATGGTCGGAGGTGGAAGCAACAGTGCCCGATGGCGGCAGATGTTTGCGAACGTCTTCGCCAGACCGTTCACCAAGGCCAATGTCGGGCAGGACGCCGCTTCCCTCGGCGCGGCCGCAGTCGCAGCGGTTGGCAGCGGCCTATGGGCCGGATTCGACGCTGTCGACTCCCTTATCGTCCGGGAGGACCTCGCTTCACCCGAACCCGAACAGGTCGCACGCTATCGCGCGATCCTGGAGGTGTATGAACAGACTTGGCGCCCCCTGTCAGCGATTGCTGATCTGATGGGCGCGCTGTAA
- the deoC gene encoding deoxyribose-phosphate aldolase: MATLTAAQVARMIDISAVQAPHGESDIRALVDAAEKHGFGAVHVLPAWVAFTRDLLADIADIALGAPVGFPSGGAHSSIKVAEARQLVEDGVDEMDVMINVGKLRSGHDAYVRDELHAIIAAVDVPTKVILETNYLTRDEIERACDMCVEAGAAYVKTATGWAPSGATLENVGWIAARVSGRIGIKAAGGIRDLDSMLQMYRLGARRFGINLQAAIAIVTTCKQLPDGVVQIS, from the coding sequence ATGGCAACACTAACGGCCGCACAGGTCGCCCGAATGATCGACATCAGCGCAGTGCAGGCGCCTCATGGCGAGAGCGACATTCGCGCATTGGTCGACGCCGCAGAGAAGCACGGTTTCGGTGCCGTTCACGTGCTTCCGGCATGGGTCGCGTTCACGCGTGATCTGCTTGCTGACATCGCTGACATCGCGCTCGGCGCGCCCGTCGGTTTTCCATCCGGCGGGGCTCACTCGTCCATCAAGGTTGCTGAAGCCCGCCAACTCGTTGAAGATGGCGTCGATGAGATGGACGTCATGATCAACGTTGGCAAGCTGCGATCCGGTCACGACGCGTATGTGCGCGACGAGCTTCACGCCATTATTGCCGCGGTCGACGTGCCCACCAAGGTCATCCTCGAGACAAATTACCTGACCCGCGATGAGATCGAGCGTGCTTGCGATATGTGTGTGGAAGCAGGCGCGGCCTACGTCAAGACTGCCACCGGTTGGGCACCTTCAGGTGCAACTTTGGAGAACGTAGGATGGATTGCTGCCCGGGTCTCTGGCCGCATCGGAATCAAGGCCGCGGGCGGCATTCGCGACCTCGACTCCATGCTTCAGATGTATCGCCTTGGCGCACGTCGATTCGGGATCAACTTGCAGGCCGCAATCGCGATCGTAACAACGTGCAAACAGCTGCCTGACGGAGTAGTCCAGATCTCATGA
- a CDS encoding ABC transporter ATP-binding protein: protein MASVRLQNIRKSYDRGRTWAVNGVNLEIADGEFMALLGPSGCGKSSTMRMIAGLEELSEGELYFDDKPMNQVPPQHRNVAMVFETYALYPTLTVYENLAFPMRSAGVRNEEVDRRVRDIVEILQCHDLLQLKPGNLSSGQSQLVGLGRALMRQPNVFIMDEPISHLDTRLRSRMRSYIKRLHIDLGYTMLYVTHDQEEAMALADRIAIMDVGSIVQIGTPQEVFHHPVSTYVAGFIGEPPMNFLDCEVEQVNGTSRLMFHGSPVPLPTAASALAQSQSLPREVTVGIRPFYISGSETADASHTVPSEVFVLEPVGDTVIVSVNANSSRLQLVTTPDRLTARRGEPLWLSLNPDHILLFDRSTGTRLA, encoded by the coding sequence ATGGCGAGCGTTCGACTGCAGAACATCAGGAAAAGCTACGATCGGGGTCGCACGTGGGCCGTTAACGGGGTGAACCTCGAGATCGCTGACGGCGAGTTTATGGCGCTGCTCGGACCGTCTGGCTGCGGCAAGTCCTCCACCATGCGCATGATCGCCGGGCTCGAAGAGCTGTCCGAGGGAGAGCTCTACTTCGATGACAAGCCCATGAATCAGGTGCCGCCACAGCATCGAAATGTTGCGATGGTCTTCGAAACCTACGCTCTGTACCCGACGTTGACCGTCTACGAGAACCTGGCCTTTCCGATGCGGTCGGCCGGCGTTCGGAACGAAGAGGTCGACCGGCGGGTGCGTGATATCGTCGAGATCCTCCAGTGTCACGACCTCCTGCAGCTGAAGCCGGGCAACCTGAGCAGCGGTCAGTCGCAGCTCGTAGGCTTGGGCCGTGCGCTGATGCGCCAGCCGAACGTGTTCATCATGGACGAGCCGATCTCGCACCTCGACACCCGCCTGCGCAGCAGAATGCGCTCGTACATCAAGCGTCTGCACATCGATCTCGGCTACACGATGTTGTACGTCACCCACGATCAGGAAGAGGCGATGGCGCTTGCGGACCGAATCGCAATCATGGATGTCGGGAGCATTGTCCAGATCGGCACGCCGCAGGAGGTGTTCCACCACCCGGTCAGCACGTACGTCGCCGGGTTCATCGGCGAGCCGCCCATGAACTTCCTTGACTGCGAGGTCGAGCAGGTGAACGGCACCAGCCGGCTCATGTTCCACGGGAGCCCGGTGCCGCTGCCCACAGCGGCCAGCGCGCTGGCGCAGAGCCAATCGCTTCCGCGCGAAGTCACTGTAGGCATTCGACCGTTCTACATCTCGGGTTCGGAAACGGCGGACGCAAGTCACACCGTTCCATCCGAAGTCTTCGTGTTGGAGCCCGTCGGGGATACGGTGATCGTCAGCGTGAATGCCAATAGCTCGCGCCTGCAGTTGGTCACCACGCCTGATCGCTTGACGGCTCGGCGCGGAGAGCCGCTGTGGTTGTCGCTCAATCCGGACCACATCTTGTTGTTCGACCGAAGCACGGGGACGCGTCTGGCCTGA
- a CDS encoding ABC transporter ATP-binding protein gives MLELRAVTKKYGAKTAVRNLSLQCHENEFIVIFGPAGAGKSTTLNLIAGITDPTKGEIYLNGHDMNRVPPEHRNMSMVFENYALYSHMTVYNNLAFPLRARRLSQTEIDKRVNEIAGILQIEPFLSRRPGFLSGGQRQRVALGRALIRDADVYLLDEPISHLDAKLRHRMRGELKALCERKQATVVHVTHDYREAMSLSHRMVVLNQGNVMQFGTPDEIYHRPANEFVASFVGEPPMSFLDVDFDASGAKPQLVVRGTEAAPIHVDVYADAARDLGAQAPSKSLRIGVRATDLSISPIEDGGHRVPAEVYVVETLGHRDIVTVKVGPHLVKVTTTTDGKLSVRDAVWLDIAPATYHLFRDELAIAHPVSTQHAPEGA, from the coding sequence ATGTTAGAGCTGCGCGCCGTCACCAAGAAATACGGAGCCAAAACGGCTGTCCGCAATCTCAGTCTGCAGTGTCACGAGAACGAGTTTATCGTGATCTTCGGGCCTGCCGGGGCGGGCAAAAGTACGACACTCAACCTGATCGCTGGAATCACCGATCCGACCAAGGGCGAGATCTACCTCAACGGGCACGACATGAACCGCGTTCCCCCCGAACACCGCAACATGTCGATGGTGTTCGAGAACTACGCGTTGTATTCGCATATGACTGTCTACAACAATCTGGCCTTTCCGCTGCGTGCGCGGCGCCTGAGCCAGACCGAGATTGACAAGCGCGTGAATGAGATCGCGGGCATCCTGCAGATCGAGCCGTTTCTCTCGCGCCGGCCGGGCTTCCTCAGCGGTGGTCAGCGCCAGCGCGTTGCCCTCGGCCGAGCCCTCATCCGCGATGCCGACGTCTATTTGCTCGACGAGCCGATTTCGCACCTCGACGCCAAACTCCGTCACCGCATGCGCGGCGAACTCAAAGCGCTGTGCGAACGCAAGCAGGCGACCGTCGTCCATGTGACCCACGACTATCGCGAGGCGATGTCGCTCTCTCACCGCATGGTGGTGCTCAACCAGGGCAACGTCATGCAATTCGGCACGCCCGACGAGATCTATCATCGGCCAGCCAACGAGTTCGTCGCCAGCTTCGTCGGTGAACCGCCGATGAGCTTTCTTGACGTCGACTTCGACGCGTCAGGCGCGAAGCCACAGTTGGTCGTGCGCGGGACGGAGGCAGCGCCTATCCACGTCGACGTGTACGCCGATGCAGCGCGTGACCTCGGCGCACAGGCTCCGTCGAAGAGTTTGCGCATCGGCGTTCGTGCTACCGATCTGTCGATCAGTCCGATCGAAGACGGTGGCCACCGCGTCCCTGCCGAGGTGTACGTTGTCGAGACGCTGGGCCATCGCGACATCGTCACAGTCAAGGTCGGCCCGCACTTGGTGAAGGTAACCACCACTACGGATGGCAAGCTAAGTGTGCGGGATGCGGTCTGGCTGGATATCGCTCCGGCTACCTATCATCTCTTCCGCGATGAGCTGGCGATCGCACATCCGGTGTCCACCCAGCACGCGCCGGAAGGAGCGTAG
- a CDS encoding carbohydrate ABC transporter permease, translating into MQSSKVSLADIVRHALMLLVLVIFLFPIYWMIATSLKAPEDILTRPPTWTFTPTFENYRYAFEEADFGLFIGNTLLVAGLSTVLVVIFGSLASYSFARFNPGDGHLMFFILTTRMMPGIAVIIPFFLIFREIGNTEVGKFLSIGLDRPGALVIAYTVLNLPFAIWLMHSFFQDIPKELEHSARLDGYGRLQTFVRVVLPLAAPGIAVTAIFSLMFAWNEFLFAFILTRDVARTITVGVSGFISQQGILWGPLAAAAVVCVVPMLLFALALQRYMVRGLTFGAVRG; encoded by the coding sequence ATGCAATCTTCGAAAGTAAGTCTTGCTGACATCGTACGGCATGCCCTGATGCTTCTGGTGCTGGTGATCTTCCTGTTCCCGATCTACTGGATGATCGCCACCTCGCTGAAGGCACCTGAAGACATTCTGACCCGTCCGCCCACGTGGACCTTCACGCCGACATTCGAAAACTATCGGTATGCGTTCGAGGAGGCCGACTTCGGGCTGTTCATCGGAAACACGCTGCTGGTCGCCGGGCTGTCGACCGTGCTCGTTGTCATCTTCGGCTCGTTGGCGTCATACAGCTTCGCCCGCTTCAACCCGGGCGACGGACACCTGATGTTCTTCATTTTGACCACGCGTATGATGCCGGGCATTGCGGTCATCATTCCGTTCTTCTTGATATTTCGAGAGATAGGCAATACCGAAGTCGGGAAGTTCCTGTCGATCGGGCTGGATCGGCCGGGCGCGCTGGTCATCGCGTATACCGTATTGAACTTGCCGTTTGCGATCTGGTTGATGCACTCGTTTTTTCAGGATATCCCCAAGGAGTTGGAGCATTCGGCGCGGCTCGATGGCTACGGGCGGCTGCAGACGTTCGTCCGCGTTGTGCTGCCGCTGGCCGCCCCGGGCATCGCGGTGACCGCGATCTTCAGCCTCATGTTCGCGTGGAACGAGTTCCTGTTCGCGTTCATATTGACCCGTGATGTCGCCCGCACGATCACGGTCGGCGTATCCGGCTTCATTTCGCAGCAGGGCATTCTGTGGGGACCGTTGGCAGCAGCGGCCGTCGTCTGTGTCGTCCCGATGCTGTTGTTCGCGCTCGCGCTGCAGCGGTATATGGTCCGCGGCCTGACGTTCGGCGCGGTGCGCGGCTGA
- a CDS encoding sugar ABC transporter permease, which yields MSDTWYSILLIAPAMVFIFVFALFPLAYAINVSFRFADLTSPRGISDFVGLANYRFALFDNIFWSSVQRTLTFGVIAVAIEMTLGIAIAFLLNEIKWFKGLARSLFILPLAASPVAVGLIWRYMYHPEFGVYNGILAALGLPEQNWLGSTQLAMPSVIIFDVWQWTPFVALIVLAGLQSLPKEPFEAARLDNASTWRILRTLTFPMLAPVLTLVFVLRAIDAVRLYDAVFSLTQGGPGQATEVVTFYLYRLGLRFFRLDQSSAMSLLFLFAIVVFTALLMRRFMRGISERARRD from the coding sequence CTGTCGGACACGTGGTACTCGATACTATTGATCGCTCCGGCGATGGTGTTCATCTTTGTCTTTGCCCTTTTTCCGCTTGCATACGCGATTAATGTCTCCTTCCGCTTCGCGGACCTCACCAGTCCGCGCGGCATCAGCGACTTTGTCGGGCTGGCGAACTACCGCTTTGCGCTGTTCGACAATATTTTCTGGTCGTCGGTGCAGCGTACGCTGACCTTCGGCGTGATCGCCGTTGCGATCGAGATGACGTTGGGGATCGCGATCGCTTTCCTACTCAACGAGATCAAGTGGTTCAAAGGGTTGGCGCGCAGCCTGTTCATCCTGCCGCTGGCCGCATCGCCGGTCGCCGTCGGATTGATCTGGCGCTACATGTATCATCCCGAGTTCGGGGTATACAACGGCATCTTGGCCGCGCTGGGCTTACCCGAACAGAACTGGCTCGGAAGCACGCAGCTCGCGATGCCCAGCGTGATCATCTTCGACGTGTGGCAGTGGACGCCATTCGTCGCGTTGATCGTGCTCGCCGGCCTGCAATCGCTGCCCAAGGAACCGTTCGAGGCTGCACGATTAGATAACGCCTCGACATGGCGGATCCTGCGGACGCTGACATTCCCCATGCTGGCGCCGGTGCTCACGCTCGTCTTTGTGCTGCGTGCGATTGATGCGGTGCGCCTGTACGATGCAGTGTTCTCGCTCACACAGGGCGGTCCCGGTCAGGCCACAGAAGTCGTCACATTCTACTTATACCGATTAGGGCTGCGGTTCTTCCGTCTCGATCAATCGAGCGCGATGTCGCTGCTGTTCCTGTTCGCGATCGTCGTCTTCACCGCGTTGTTGATGCGGCGCTTCATGCGCGGTATCAGCGAACGGGCGCGGCGTGATTAG
- a CDS encoding extracellular solute-binding protein: MKIGFRFVVLAVVLTLLLSLSMVNIAAQQVTLNWATIAGFYTDWAEEVAAQYEAETGIDVNIVDIDFPQLYANQVLESVADTGAYDILTYDVGWKAEFSENGYLLAIDDLVAGNERAEATLADIHPALLETTSRWRGQTFGLPYYTFTMGYFYRCDLFEDAGEQAAFLEQYGYPLSFPRTYPQMADVAEFFRRASGETLAGQTLTQDFYGIGLMAARAPHVQDEVNSIAWSWGAKAINDDGTPGTLSYTFLSALALYVNDLLPYAPPGATSSAFDEVVAQMRQGLIAQTGPLYLDQYPNVIKTEVEVPGARICTAPTPGASTWVGAFGIGVSADTDTPAEAFDFVAWLASYDAQRAFAIGGGSSGLQSILSDEELIAANPLTMGHYPTLLQVLDHTAESNYYPNYLFVPQGGKIYDEMTTYYSAAASGEQTILEAMTNFAQAVERICGGPCEVANDALGEDYTPIPHPFPYVEFYGG; the protein is encoded by the coding sequence ATGAAGATTGGTTTTCGTTTCGTCGTTTTGGCGGTTGTCCTGACCCTTCTGCTTTCGTTGTCGATGGTGAATATCGCCGCGCAGCAGGTGACGCTGAACTGGGCAACTATCGCTGGCTTCTATACCGACTGGGCCGAAGAGGTTGCGGCTCAATATGAGGCTGAGACCGGCATCGATGTCAACATCGTCGACATCGATTTCCCGCAGTTGTATGCGAACCAAGTACTCGAGTCCGTCGCAGACACGGGCGCGTACGACATCCTGACCTACGACGTCGGCTGGAAGGCCGAGTTCAGTGAGAACGGCTATCTGCTCGCGATCGACGACCTAGTCGCCGGCAATGAGCGCGCAGAGGCCACGCTGGCGGACATCCATCCCGCCCTGCTCGAGACCACGAGCCGCTGGCGCGGTCAGACGTTCGGTCTGCCGTACTACACGTTCACGATGGGCTACTTCTATCGCTGCGATCTGTTCGAAGACGCCGGCGAACAGGCCGCGTTCCTTGAGCAGTACGGATACCCGTTGAGCTTCCCGCGCACGTACCCGCAGATGGCCGATGTTGCCGAGTTCTTCCGTCGCGCATCGGGCGAGACGCTTGCAGGGCAGACGCTCACTCAGGACTTCTACGGCATTGGTCTGATGGCCGCCCGCGCGCCGCATGTGCAGGACGAGGTCAACTCGATCGCGTGGAGCTGGGGCGCCAAGGCCATCAACGATGATGGCACCCCCGGCACGCTATCCTACACCTTCCTCAGCGCGCTGGCACTCTATGTCAACGACCTGCTGCCATACGCCCCTCCGGGCGCGACCAGCTCGGCGTTCGACGAGGTCGTTGCTCAGATGCGTCAGGGCCTGATCGCCCAGACGGGGCCGCTGTACCTTGACCAGTATCCCAACGTCATCAAGACCGAGGTCGAGGTTCCCGGTGCGCGCATCTGCACGGCCCCGACCCCGGGTGCCAGCACGTGGGTCGGCGCGTTCGGAATCGGCGTCTCTGCTGATACCGATACACCGGCTGAAGCCTTTGACTTCGTGGCGTGGCTGGCCAGCTACGATGCGCAGCGTGCCTTCGCGATTGGCGGCGGCTCGAGCGGCTTGCAGAGCATCTTGTCGGACGAAGAGCTGATCGCGGCCAATCCGCTCACAATGGGTCACTACCCGACCCTACTGCAGGTCCTCGATCACACAGCGGAGTCGAACTACTACCCGAACTACCTGTTCGTCCCGCAGGGTGGCAAGATCTACGATGAGATGACCACCTACTACTCGGCGGCAGCCAGCGGCGAACAGACCATCCTCGAAGCGATGACCAACTTCGCACAGGCCGTCGAGCGCATCTGCGGCGGTCCCTGCGAGGTCGCCAACGACGCGTTGGGCGAGGACTATACGCCAATTCCGCATCCGTTCCCGTACGTTGAGTTCTACGGCGGATAG
- a CDS encoding acetoacetate decarboxylase family protein, producing the protein MRVQLVVYETDIDNVARVIPAPLEPRSNLVITWVSQFQLGTTQGAFSEFAVYVQVKYKDYEGDYEPFLYVNTHLPLTGGREIWGFQKKMAEISLRHEHEAVIGRVDRLDHAICKGLVVPEYEADMSEIPWSPHGVFSLKYIPSAEEGGTPLRELVLTEGKFTAQQGKFFGGRGSVNYERSEIDPTYFLEPKRILGGFYGQGDLYLPLGKVVHNYR; encoded by the coding sequence ATGCGCGTCCAGCTCGTCGTCTACGAAACCGATATCGATAACGTCGCGCGGGTCATCCCGGCGCCCCTTGAACCCCGCTCAAATCTTGTCATCACTTGGGTCTCCCAATTCCAGTTGGGGACGACGCAAGGTGCGTTCTCTGAATTCGCCGTCTACGTTCAGGTCAAATACAAGGACTACGAAGGCGATTACGAACCCTTCCTGTACGTCAACACCCATCTTCCGCTGACGGGCGGTCGTGAGATCTGGGGCTTTCAGAAGAAGATGGCCGAGATCAGCCTGCGCCACGAACACGAAGCTGTGATCGGCCGCGTCGATCGACTCGACCATGCCATCTGCAAAGGTTTGGTCGTGCCTGAGTACGAGGCTGACATGAGCGAGATTCCGTGGAGTCCGCATGGCGTCTTCTCGCTCAAGTACATTCCCTCGGCCGAAGAAGGCGGCACACCGCTTCGGGAACTCGTCCTCACCGAGGGTAAGTTTACGGCCCAGCAGGGCAAGTTCTTCGGAGGTCGCGGGTCCGTCAACTACGAACGGTCCGAAATCGACCCCACGTATTTCCTCGAGCCCAAGCGCATTCTTGGGGGATTCTACGGGCAGGGCGACCTGTATCTGCCGCTGGGCAAGGTCGTCCACAACTACCGCTAG
- a CDS encoding GntR family transcriptional regulator yields MATSPNTPNQLRRIDKSSPLPYHFQLREIIRGEIAANRWQHGDQLPSENQLCELFAVSRTTVREALDALVNEGLLRREKGLGTFVADPKFLEIWSGSAIGFSDSITQQGYLIDTRVLELTTVPASLHVARELNLPMSTEVYLLRRLRYIMKLPILVVHSYIPTKLFPGLHEIDFTTASLYQTFRNVYGSPVRRVKRGIEALGADENVAGLLELEPGSPVMFIENTAFTDGGTRIEYYTAWRRGDKSRFQFEYSMPQPTTEPKD; encoded by the coding sequence ATGGCCACGTCCCCCAATACGCCCAATCAACTGCGACGAATCGACAAATCCAGTCCGCTGCCGTACCACTTCCAGCTGCGCGAGATCATTCGCGGCGAGATCGCCGCCAACCGCTGGCAGCATGGCGATCAACTCCCAAGTGAAAACCAGTTGTGTGAGCTGTTCGCGGTCAGCCGCACAACGGTCCGCGAAGCACTCGATGCGCTCGTCAACGAGGGCCTGCTGCGGCGTGAGAAGGGTCTGGGCACATTCGTCGCCGATCCGAAATTTCTAGAGATCTGGTCCGGCTCAGCGATCGGATTCAGCGACTCGATCACTCAACAGGGCTACCTGATCGACACGCGGGTACTCGAGCTTACGACCGTGCCCGCATCGCTGCACGTTGCCCGCGAACTGAATCTCCCAATGTCGACCGAGGTATACTTGCTGAGACGTCTGCGCTACATCATGAAGCTGCCGATCTTGGTCGTGCATTCGTACATCCCGACCAAGTTGTTCCCGGGCCTGCACGAGATTGACTTCACCACGGCATCGCTGTATCAGACGTTTCGCAATGTATACGGCTCACCGGTGCGACGGGTGAAGCGCGGCATCGAAGCGCTCGGGGCAGACGAGAACGTTGCCGGCCTACTCGAACTTGAGCCCGGTTCACCCGTGATGTTCATCGAGAACACTGCATTTACGGACGGGGGTACACGGATCGAGTACTACACGGCATGGCGGCGGGGCGACAAGTCCCGATTCCAATTCGAGTACAGTATGCCGCAGCCGACAACCGAGCCCAAAGACTGA
- a CDS encoding zinc-binding dehydrogenase — protein MKAFVLDRPGPVRNWRIADREIPSPVDVEVRVKVHAVGLNPADYKIAHWGNPAWQYPFVMGLDVAGTIDALGPGVEAWQVGDAVYYHGDFTRPGGFAEYATIPAHVLAPKPRTLSFAEAASVPCSGFAAYQGLFHKLTLKPTHTVLIQGGSGGVGSHAVQLAAYAGARVIAVSAAANHDYVKSLGASEAIDYQSEDVYARVLELTDGRGADVILNAVSQKTTTEALEMLAFGGHLVCIDSLPDLTKVRPFAKALSIHEIALGVAHLSGDRVAQEQLAQIGREVGALIDSGHIRPALTRVIALEQVPDALEEIAGLHVRGKIVARLIEEES, from the coding sequence ATGAAAGCTTTCGTTCTCGACCGCCCCGGCCCTGTACGCAACTGGCGCATCGCCGACCGCGAAATCCCCTCGCCTGTCGACGTCGAAGTACGCGTAAAGGTGCACGCCGTCGGTCTCAATCCGGCCGATTACAAGATCGCCCATTGGGGCAATCCCGCGTGGCAATATCCTTTCGTCATGGGGCTTGATGTCGCCGGCACGATTGACGCACTTGGCCCCGGTGTCGAAGCTTGGCAGGTCGGCGATGCCGTGTACTACCACGGCGACTTCACCCGTCCGGGCGGATTCGCCGAGTACGCAACCATCCCGGCCCACGTCCTTGCACCCAAACCTCGTACGCTCAGCTTCGCCGAAGCAGCCTCGGTCCCCTGCTCAGGATTTGCCGCCTATCAGGGCTTGTTCCACAAACTGACCTTGAAGCCAACCCACACCGTGCTGATCCAAGGCGGATCTGGCGGGGTCGGCAGCCACGCCGTCCAACTTGCGGCGTACGCTGGCGCGCGCGTCATAGCGGTGTCGGCGGCGGCAAATCACGACTACGTCAAGTCGTTGGGTGCGTCAGAGGCGATCGACTACCAAAGCGAAGACGTCTACGCGCGTGTCCTAGAGCTCACCGACGGCCGTGGTGCGGATGTCATTCTCAACGCCGTGAGTCAGAAGACGACCACCGAAGCGCTGGAGATGCTGGCGTTTGGCGGGCATCTCGTCTGCATCGATAGCCTGCCCGACTTGACGAAAGTCCGCCCATTTGCGAAGGCGCTCTCGATTCACGAAATCGCGCTTGGCGTCGCGCACTTGTCAGGTGACCGAGTCGCGCAAGAACAGCTTGCCCAGATCGGCCGCGAGGTTGGCGCCCTGATCGACAGCGGACACATCCGCCCTGCGCTGACCCGCGTCATCGCGCTTGAACAAGTGCCCGACGCGCTTGAGGAGATCGCGGGGCTGCACGTGCGCGGCAAGATCGTCGCGCGCTTGATCGAAGAGGAATCCTGA